Proteins from a single region of Actinomycetes bacterium:
- a CDS encoding lycopene cyclase domain-containing protein: MSLPHWSYVAMLAFCLAGTLPLIPAFGLRVLRQPRRLLLTILAAGAPLLVWDLHATKVGHWRFDEAQTLPWRVAGLPLEEIAFFVVIPLAAVLTYEAVRAARRRDRAGRPPQLREVR; encoded by the coding sequence ATGAGCCTGCCGCACTGGTCGTACGTCGCCATGCTGGCCTTCTGCCTGGCCGGCACGCTTCCGCTCATCCCCGCCTTCGGACTCCGGGTGCTGCGGCAGCCGCGACGGCTGCTCCTGACCATCCTCGCGGCCGGGGCACCGTTGCTCGTCTGGGACCTGCATGCCACCAAGGTGGGACACTGGCGTTTCGACGAGGCACAGACCCTGCCCTGGCGCGTGGCCGGGCTTCCCCTCGAGGAGATCGCCTTCTTCGTCGTCATCCCGCTGGCCGCGGTGCTGACCTACGAGGCGGTGCGGGCGGCCCGCCGCCGCGACCGGGCCGGCCGTCCCCCTCAGCTCAGGGAGGTCCGATGA
- a CDS encoding lycopene cyclase domain-containing protein: MTYTAIAMVAVLAAVALDRRVARTRLTTTGPWWAAYGIIVFFQLVTNGWLTGRGIVRYSPDAIIGTDRVTFVGDGRLVYAPVEDLAFGFALVLTSCVVWVWLGRRSGEEEA, encoded by the coding sequence ATGACGTACACGGCGATTGCCATGGTGGCGGTGCTGGCGGCGGTCGCGCTGGACCGGCGGGTCGCACGCACTCGGCTGACCACGACGGGCCCATGGTGGGCGGCGTACGGCATCATCGTGTTCTTCCAGCTCGTGACCAACGGCTGGCTCACCGGCCGCGGCATCGTCCGGTACTCCCCGGACGCGATCATCGGCACCGACCGGGTGACGTTCGTCGGGGACGGCCGACTCGTCTACGCGCCGGTGGAGGACCTGGCGTTCGGGTTCGCCCTCGTGCTGACGAGCTGCGTGGTGTGGGTGTGGCTCGGCCGCCGCAGCGGCGAGGAGGAAGCATGA